In Nocardioides sp. JS614, the sequence CTTGGGGGCGAAGAAGCCGCCGACGACGCGGGCGACGACGTTCAGGAACATGACGATCGCGACCAGCACGAGGGCGGCGCCCCAGGCGTAGTCGGTCATCTCGTCGACGTACAGGCCGGGCTCGGTGATCGAGTAGAAGATGAACACCGGCAGCGTTGCCATCCGGTCGCTGAACGGGTCGAGGTTCGTGCTAGTCGTCAGGCCCGCGATGACCAGCAGCGGCGCGGTCTCGCCGGCCACCCGCGCCACCGCGAGCGTCACACCGGTGACGATGCCGGAGACCGCTGTGGGGAGCACCACCTTGGTGATCGTGCGCCACTTCGGCACACCCAGGGCGTACGACGCCTCCCGCAGCTCGTCGGGCACCAGCTTGAGCATCTCCTCGGCGGCCCGCACCACGATCGGCACCATCAGCACCGAGAGCGCGACGGCCCCGCCGAAGCCCATCCGGACGCCGGGTCCGAAGAACAGCGCGAACAGCGCGTACGCGAACAGGCCGGCGACGATCGAGGGGATGCCGGTCATCACGTCGACGAGGAACGTGATCACCCGCGCCAGCTTCGAGGTCTTGCCGTACTCGACCAGGTACACCGCGGTGAGCACGCCGATCGGCACCGAGATCAGGGTCGCGAACGCGGTGATCACCAGGGTGCCCATGATCGCGTGGTAGATGCCGCCGCCCTCGCCGAGGACGCCGCGCATCGAGTAGGTCAGGAACTGGCCGGACAGGATGCCGATGCCCTTGCTGACCACCGTCCACACCAGGGAGACCAGCGGGATCATCGCCAGCCCGAACGCCGACCAGACGAGCAGCGTCGCGACCCGGTCGCGGGCCTTGCGGCCGCCCTCGACGGCACGCGACCACAGCGGCAGGCCGACGACCAGGACCAGCCAGGCCACGAAGATCGCCGCCACCCAGCCGAACCCGCCGATCAGGGCGGCCAGGGCGCCGACGCCACCGGCGATCACGGTCGCGAGCGCGGGCGCGAGACGAGGCAGGGTGGCGCCGGTCAACGGCATCGACTGGCGCGGGCCCACGGGCGGCGCGGTCTGCAGGTCGACCATGTCTCTCAGCCCTTCCGGCCCCGGGCCGCGATCGCGCGGCCGAGGAAGTTGACGGCGAACGTGATGACGAAGAGCACCAGGCCGGAGAAGATCAGCGTCTCGATCTTCGAGCCGGACGCGTTCCCGAAGTTCAGCGCGATGTTGGCGGCGATCGTCGAGGAGCTCTTCTCGGCGGTGACCAGGTTGAAGGACACGAGCAGCGTCGGCGCGAGCACCATGGCCACCGCCATCGTCTCGCCCAGCGCGCGGCCCAGGCCGAGCAGCACCGCGGACACCATGCCCGAGCGGGCGTAGGGGAACACCGCGAGCCGGATCATCTCCCACCGGGTCGCGCCGAGCGCGAGCGCGGCCTCCTGGTGCATCTTCGGG encodes:
- the pstA gene encoding phosphate ABC transporter permease PstA, with the translated sequence MVDLQTAPPVGPRQSMPLTGATLPRLAPALATVIAGGVGALAALIGGFGWVAAIFVAWLVLVVGLPLWSRAVEGGRKARDRVATLLVWSAFGLAMIPLVSLVWTVVSKGIGILSGQFLTYSMRGVLGEGGGIYHAIMGTLVITAFATLISVPIGVLTAVYLVEYGKTSKLARVITFLVDVMTGIPSIVAGLFAYALFALFFGPGVRMGFGGAVALSVLMVPIVVRAAEEMLKLVPDELREASYALGVPKWRTITKVVLPTAVSGIVTGVTLAVARVAGETAPLLVIAGLTTSTNLDPFSDRMATLPVFIFYSITEPGLYVDEMTDYAWGAALVLVAIVMFLNVVARVVGGFFAPKTGR